Proteins encoded by one window of Salvia splendens isolate huo1 chromosome 5, SspV2, whole genome shotgun sequence:
- the LOC121802955 gene encoding probable indole-3-pyruvate monooxygenase YUCCA3, translated as MSSSCDQSSSNRDDLFSGRCVLVNGPVIVGAGPSGLAVAAGLKQEGVPLVILERATCIASLWQNRTYDRLKLHLPKQFCELPYAPFPADFPEYPSKRHFIDYLESYARRFQIVPRFNESVLSASYDRACALWRVKTVSGCGGASVEYICRWLVVASGENAEKVVPEFEGMHEFGGSVMHACDYKSGEFYRGKKVLVVGCGNSGMEVSLDLCHHGASPSMVVRSSVHVLPREILGKSTFELGVFLMKWLPVWAVDNILLAAARLILGNIEKYGLKRPPIGPLQLKNTQGKTPVLDIGTLSRIRTGDIKIVPGIKRFFQGGVELVDGQLLEIDSVILATGYSSNVPTWLKENEFFSKDGFPNSPFPNGWKGKCGLYAVGFTRRGLSGASVDAIKVAKDIIKIWKTETKQKHHSVKVL; from the exons ATGAGCAGCAGCTGCGACCAGTCGTCGTCCAATCGCGACGACCTATTCTCGGGCCGTTGCGTGCTAGTAAACGGCCCAGTAATTGTGGGCGCAGGCCCATCGGGTCTCGCGGTAGCGGCGGGCCTCAAGCAAGAGGGCGTGCCGCTCGTGATCCTGGAGCGCGCCACCTGCATTGCCTCGCTGTGGCAGAACCGGACCTACGACCGCCTCAAGCTCCACCTCCCGAAGCAATTCTGCGAGCTCCCCTACGCCCCTTTTCCGGCGGACTTCCCGGAATATCCCTCGAAGCGCCACTTCATCGACTACCTCGAGTCCTACGCTAGAAGGTTCCAGATTGTTCCGCGCTTCAACGAGTCGGTTCTGTCCGCGAGCTACGACCGCGCCTGCGCGCTCTGGCGCGTCAAGACCGTCTCCGGCTGCGGCGGCGCCTCCGTTGAGTACATCTGCCGCTGGCTGGTGGTGGCCAGCGGCGAGAACGCTGAGAAGGTGGTGCCGGAGTTCGAAGGGATGCATGAGTTCGGCGGCAGCGTGATGCATGCCTGCGATTACAAGTCCGGCGAGTTTTACAGAGGGAAGAAGGTGTTAGTCGTCGGATGCGGGAATTCCGGCATGGAAGTTTCCCTCGATCTCTGCCACCACGGCGCGTCTCCGTCGATGGTCGTCCGGAGCTCT GTTCATGTGTTGCCTAGAGAAATCTTGGGAAAGTCGACGTTCGAGTTGGGGGTGTTTCTGATGAAATGGCTGCCAGTTTGGGCAGTGGACAACATACTGCTAGCGGCGGCTAGGTTGATTCTCGGAAACATCGAGAAATACGGGCTGAAACGGCCGCCAATTGGGCCGTTACAGCTCAAGAACACGCAGGGCAAGACGCCGGTTCTTGACATTGGCACACTATCGAGGATTCGAACCGGCGACATCAAAATCGTCCCGGGAATCAAAAGATTCTTCCAAGGAGGAGTCGAGCTCGTCGACGGTCAACTTCTTGAGATAGATTCTGTTATCTTAGCTACCGGATATTCTAGTAACGTTCCGACATGGCTCAAG GAAAATGAATTCTTTTCAAAAGATGGGTTTCCAAACTCACCATTTCCCAATGGATGGAAGGGCAAATGTGGTTTATATGCAGTTGGTTTCACTAGAAGAGGGCTGTCTGGTGCATCTGTTGATGCTATCAAAGTTGCAAAAGACATCATCAAGATTTGGAAGACTGAAACCAAGCAGAAACATCACTCTGTTAAAGTGCTGTAG
- the LOC121805556 gene encoding beta-glucuronosyltransferase GlcAT14A-like, whose protein sequence is MLPAAAIPSLCVLTLFSILLFLSLTTAPRRPPPPSLFPSRHRLLLHDNQTVPAPPPPRLAYFISGSANDSGRVLRLLHSVYHPRNQYLLHLDRFASQSERDALAATVESAPLFRAAVNVHVVGKADYVLSNGPSALSSTLHGASVLLRLSDKWDWFLTLSAADYPLVTQDDLLHILSYLPRNLNFVNHTSYIGWRESRKLKPIIVDTALYLTDNIETFFATQNRPLPDAYRLFTGSSMALLSRNFVEFCIMGTDNLPRTLLMYLSNTPKPSSVYFPTLLCNSRQFKRTTINHSLLYSSLDSRQWIRLLNSSDFQELVQSGAAFASAFPQNDPILDRIDLELLQRSRNKPVPGGWCLGDSGDHKCSVWGDSDVLRPGPGARRLEKRLVRLLSKELTQCLDE, encoded by the exons ATGCTACCCGCCGCCGCCATCCCTTCCCTCTGCGTCCTCACCCTCTTCTCCATCCTGCTTTTTCTCTCCCTCACCACCGCTCCCCGCCGCCCCCCGCCGCCGTCGCTCTTCCCCAGCCGccaccgcctcctcctccacgaCAACCAGACCGTCCCCGCCCCGCCCCCGCCCAGACTAGCCTACTTCATTTCTGGATCCGCCAACGATTCGGGGCGGGTCCTCCGCCTCCTCCACTCCGTGTACCACCCCAGGAACCAGTATCTCCTCCACCTCGATCGCTTTGCTAGCCAATCCGAGCGCGACGCGTTGGCCGCCACCGTCGAATCGGCGCCGCTTTTCAGGGCTGCGGTGAATGTCCATGTTGTTGGCAAGGCGGATTATGTCCTCTCCAATGGGCCGTCGGCGCTCTCCTCCACGCTTCACGGCGCCTCTGTTTTGCTCCGTTTGTCGGACAAGTGGGATTGGTTTCTCACTCTCTCTGCTGCTGATTACCCGCTTGTCACTCAAGATG ATCTTCTGCACATACTGTCATATCTACCTAGGAATCTTAATTTTGTGAATCATACAAGCTACATCGGCTGGAGGGA ATCGAGGAAATTGAAGCCGATAATAGTTGATACTGCACTCTACCTTACTGACAACATCGAAACGTTTTTTGCAACTCAAAATCGACCGCTCCCAGATGCCTATCGCTTATTCACAG GTTCATCGATGGCTCTATTGAGTCGAAATTTCGTCGAGTTCTGCATCATGGGAACAGATAACCTACCAAGAACTCTACTGATGTACCTCTCCAACACACCGAAACCATCTTCCGTCTACTTCCCCACCCTTCTGTGCAACTCCCGTCAATTCAAACGGACAACGATCAACCACAGCTTGCTTTACTCCTCTCTCGACTCCAGGCAGTGGATCCGCCTGCTCAACTCCAGCGACTTCCAGGAATTGGTCCAGAGCGGAGCAGCCTTCGCCTCAGCCTTTCCCCAGAACGACCCCATTTTGGACCGTATCGATCTAGAGCTCCTGCAGCGTTCTCGCAACAAACCAGTGCCTGGTGGCTGGTGTTTAGGCGACTCCGGTGACCATAAATGCAGCGTTTGGGGTGATTCTGACGTTCTAAGGCCCGGCCCAGGAGCCAGGAGGCTCGAAAAACGACTGGTTCGGCTTCTGTCGAAGGAACTGACTCAATGTTTGGACGAGTAA